The genomic window AGGCTATATTTATCCTAAATATATGGATTTTAATAGACCTAGATGATAAATGTTTATATTAAAATTATTTGAAATTAATAGTAGTAATATTAAATATAGAATCTAAGTTCTCGTATTTCTCGTAAATACATTGGGTACATATAGAAAAAATAGTGTTTATTTATAGAGTAAGCATGAAATTTAATTTATTACAAACAAATTATACATAGGTATATATTTATTATGAATATATTAATTACATCAGCAGGAAGGCGCGTTTCATTAGTTGAAGCTTTTCAAAAGGAGTTAAAAGAAATATTTCCGAAGGGAAAGGTAATGACAACAGATTTTAATATTAAGCTATCTGCTGCATGCCAAATATCAGATGGGTCTTTTCAATTGCCTTTAGTAAGTGATGACGATTATTTTGATCTCTTGCTTAAGGTTTGTTTAGAAAACGAGATAAAACTCATTATTCCAACCATAGATACTGAACTACTTTTACTTGCTAAAAAGGAAAAGCAATTTTTAAAACATGGGATTAAACCAATAATAGCATCTCAAAAATTTGTTGAAATGTGTCGAGATAAAAGACAGATTCACGTGTTTTTTGAGGAAAACAATGTTCAAATTGCTAAAGAATACTCGAAGTACGATTATAAATTACCTATTTTTATAAAGCCAAAAAATGGTAGTAGAAGTATTGATACCTACACTATTACCAAACATGAACAATTAACTAAATATCATTTTAAAAATGATGATTTAATGTTTTTAAAATATTTAGATCATGATGAGTTCGAGGAATATACTTGTGATTTATACTATGATAAAAACCATGACTTGAAATGTGTTGTTCCAAGAAAACGAATAGAAGTAAGGGATGGTGAAGTAAATAAATGTGTTGCCGAAAAAGGGCCTTTGGTGGATTATATAAAAGAAAGATTGAGTTTTATAGATGGAGCCATTGGCTGTTTAACTGCTCAGTTTTTTAAGCATAAAAAGACAGATGAAATTTTTGGTATAGAAATAAACGCTCGATTTGGTGGTGGTTATCCCTTGTCTTATTTTGTTGGAGCTAATTATCCAAAATGGCTGATACAAGAATATTTGTTGGAAGAAGATATCACGATAGATTATTTGGCAGATTGGGAAGAGAATTTACTAATGTTGCGCTACGATAAAGAAGTTTTGGTACATGACTATAAAGCATAATATTGTATTTGTATTTGATTTAGATGATACATTATACAAAGAAATTGATTTTTTAAAATCGGCATATAAAGAAATCTCCGGGTACATTTCGGAAAGTACAAGTTTTGCGGAGCAAATTATTTTTGATAAAATGATTTCTTCTTATTACAATGGTGATAATCCATTTCAAACTATTATAGATTTCGTTAAATCGGAGGATATAAACATATCTGCGTTACTATCTATTTATAGAAATCACGAACCAGATATTATTTTAAAAAAATCTCACCAAGATATATTGGCGTTTTTAAAAGAAACGGTTTATAAAATTGGTTTAATAACAGATGGTAGGAGTATTCAACAAAGAAATAAATTAAAATCGTTAGGGTTAACCAAGTTTTTCGACGAAGTCATAATATCGGAAGAGTTTGGTTCAGAAAAACCAAATGTTAAAAATTTTAACTTTTATTTAGATAAATACGGTAAAAATTATAAGTACATTTATATAGGAGATAATACTAAAAAAGATTTTATTGCACCTAACGCATTAAATTGGATAAGTATCTGTCTAAGAGATAATGGCGATAATATACATAAACAAACATTCGA from Algibacter sp. L1A34 includes these protein-coding regions:
- a CDS encoding HAD family hydrolase, translated to MTIKHNIVFVFDLDDTLYKEIDFLKSAYKEISGYISESTSFAEQIIFDKMISSYYNGDNPFQTIIDFVKSEDINISALLSIYRNHEPDIILKKSHQDILAFLKETVYKIGLITDGRSIQQRNKLKSLGLTKFFDEVIISEEFGSEKPNVKNFNFYLDKYGKNYKYIYIGDNTKKDFIAPNALNWISICLRDNGDNIHKQTFDLEEKLKPLFVINSLKQIPEILKKIEKF
- a CDS encoding ATP-grasp domain-containing protein gives rise to the protein MNILITSAGRRVSLVEAFQKELKEIFPKGKVMTTDFNIKLSAACQISDGSFQLPLVSDDDYFDLLLKVCLENEIKLIIPTIDTELLLLAKKEKQFLKHGIKPIIASQKFVEMCRDKRQIHVFFEENNVQIAKEYSKYDYKLPIFIKPKNGSRSIDTYTITKHEQLTKYHFKNDDLMFLKYLDHDEFEEYTCDLYYDKNHDLKCVVPRKRIEVRDGEVNKCVAEKGPLVDYIKERLSFIDGAIGCLTAQFFKHKKTDEIFGIEINARFGGGYPLSYFVGANYPKWLIQEYLLEEDITIDYLADWEENLLMLRYDKEVLVHDYKA